One window of Quercus robur chromosome 12, dhQueRobu3.1, whole genome shotgun sequence genomic DNA carries:
- the LOC126708959 gene encoding decapping 5-like protein, whose product MATETAAAKDASSSSSSAAAAAESYIGSFISLISKSDIRYEGLLSFLNVNDSTIGLNNVRSFGTEGRRKDSPQIPPGDKVYEYILFRASDIKDLQVKASPPVQTEEQIHNDPAIIQSHYAGVHLNSPPFASVGGKTLTESTRWQDTPALTSRTYTGVLPSYQSVSQPATQLVGSPSSSMPMYWQGYNGTSGGISHASQQPIPFQPPSTGSFPLTMQGQWQTPEIQTPTTLSLPNTSEFGSPVSSYIASASVHPKYLPSTSPVQSSTSLDIPSFLSTKSSLPHSESLTANRSTVSSFPLSREDLNTSENQIVGKAVSDSQLVLPVQSMSYPSSFADSSGPLLTPPPPLLTPDQLAQSRPHALSSMQKLYPVQTDMSAPIPTSSYSSSSFSIPVSQAPLLPLPTSTRQPQYLATQFTEEFDFTAMNEKFKKDEVWGYLGKGKDKTGGVQGFTTGQSLGDREGHGLIPNPKPAYDKDEFFDTISCNSLARGARNGQNRFSERIKQDTETFGNIQQRPNLGYGGYAAGHGDNYRSSYNWGRGHGYGGRRHGDNMPF is encoded by the exons ATGGCGACTGAAACCGCTGCTGCCAAAGACGCTTCGTCTTCTTCGAGttcggcggcggcggcggcggaaTCGTACATAGGAAGCTTCATAAGCCTGATTTCCAAGTCCGATATTCGCTACGAAGGACTCCTCTCCTTCCTCAACGTCAACGATTCCACCATTGGCCTCAACAACG TTAGGTCTTTTGGAACAGAGGGGCGAAGGAAAGACAGCCCGCAAATTCCACCAGGTGATAAGGTGTATGAATACATTCTTTTCCGAGCAAGTGACATTAAA GACTTGCAAGTTAAAGCCTCCCCACCTGTCCAAACAGAAGAGCAGATTCACAATGATCCTGCTATCATCCAG TCGCACTATGCTGGGGTGCATTTGAATTCTCCACCTTTTGCTTCTGTTGGTGGTAAAACCTTGACAGAATCAACTCGATGGCAAGATACCCCTGCTTTGACGAGCAGAACCTATACTGGAGTTCTGCCTTCATATCAATCTGTATCCCAACCTGCTACACAACTTGTTGGTTCTCCATCTTCTTCTATGCCAATGTATTGGCAAGGGTACAATGGAACATCGGGTGGTATATCTCATGCTTCACAGCAACCTATTCCTTTTCAACCCCCATCAACTGGATCATTTCCCTTGACAATGCAGGGTCAGTGGCAGACTCCTGAAATTCAGACACCTACAACCCTGAGCTTGCCGAATACATCAGAATTTGGTAGCCCTGTATCTTCATATATTGCTTCTGCTTCTGTACATCCAAAATACTTACCCTCTACTAGTCCAGTACAGTCTTCTACTTCTCTTGATATTCCGTCCTTCTTGTCCACAAAATCATCCTTACCACATTCTGAATCTTTAACTGCTAACAGATCAACTGTGTCTTCATTTCCTTTGTCTCGTGAAGACTTAAACACCAGTGAAAACCAAATTGTTGGTAAAGCTGTGTCTGACTCACAATTGGTTCTCCCTGTCCAGTCCATGTCTTATCCATCTTCATTTGCGGATTCTTCAGGCCCCTTGCTAACACCTCCTCCACCATTGTTAACTCCAGATCAGTTAGCACAGTCTAGACCACATGCGCTTTCTTCCATGCAGAAACTCTACCCTGTTCAGACTGATATGAGTGCTCCAATTCCGACATCATCttattcttcatcatcattttcTATTCCAGTATCTCAAGCACCTCTTTTGCCATTGCCAACTTCTACAAGACAG CCTCAGTATTTGGCTACACAATTCACAGAAGAGTTCGATTTTACAGCCATGaatgaaaagtttaaaaaagatGAAGTATGGGGTTATCTTGGAAAGGGTAAGGATAAAACAGGGGGAGTTCAGGGCTTTACAACTGGTCAAAGCTTGGGGGACAGAGAAGGTCATGGCTTAATACCTAATCCCAAG CCTGCATATGATAAGGATGAGTTCTTTGACACAATTTCTTGTAATTCGCTTGCCCGTGGTGCAAGGAATGGACAGAACAGGTTCTCTGAGCGAATCAAGCAGGATACTGAG ACATTTGGCAATATCCAACAGAGACCTAATCTAGGTTATGGTGGTTATGCTGCTGGACATGGTGACAATTACCGGAGCTCATATAACTGGGGAAGGGGACATGGTTATGGTGGAAGGAGGCACGGTGATAACATGCCTTTCTAA
- the LOC126709937 gene encoding protein MODIFYING WALL LIGNIN-2-like yields the protein MRDFLGRKSQLPLRKEPEKREDQLHQQETIYSFPLSKFQALLPVFSTFKPPPKEQSPPMEKHQYGFALSFSIVVSLGLASFLSCIAAELKRTKIKDIKLDGKLCYLPGSHAFGFGIAALVCLLIAQIIGNLIICMNSCSREERNDCKTRRPRITSILLSISWLSFGIAVILMSGAISMSRSQPYGKGWLDGECYLVKDGTYIGSAILVLITIGSTLGSAITTKRKSQTDKGQKIHAQVG from the exons ATGAGAGACTTCTTAGGAAGGAAATCCCAACTACCACTAAGGAAGGAACCCGAGAAAAGGGAGGACCAATTACACCAACAGGAGACTATATATTCCTTTCCTTTGAGTAAGTTCCAAGCCTTGTTGCCTGTTTTCTCTACTTTCAAGCCACCTCCCAAAGAGCAGTCCCCCCCTATGGAGAAACACCAATATGGCTTTGCATTAAGTTTCTCCATTGTTGTTTCCCTTGGTCTTGCTTCCTTCCTATCGTGTATAGCTGCTGAGTTAAAGAGAACAAAG ATCAAGGATATCAAGTTGGATGGAAAACTGTGTTATTTGCCAGGAAGTCATGCATTTGGGTTCGGAATTGCAGCCTTGGTCTGTTTGCTCATTGCTCAGATAATCGGCAATCTGATCATTTGCATGAATTCTTGTTCAAGGGAGGAGAGAAACGACTGCAAGACAAGAAGACCGAGGATTACCTCAATCCTCCTGTCAATTTCATG GTTGAGCTTTGGAATTGCAGTTATATTAATGAGTGGAGCAATAAGCATGAGCAGAAGCCAGCCCTATGGGAAAGGATGGTTGGACGGCGAATGCTACCTAGTCAAAGACGGCACATATATTGGTTCAGCAATACTAGTGCTAATCACAATAGGTTCAACACTTGGCTCAGCCATcacaacaaaaaggaaaagccAGACCGataaaggccaaaaaatacatgCACAAGTAGGATGA